A stretch of the Sphingomonas sp. CL5.1 genome encodes the following:
- a CDS encoding dihydroorotase produces MATYDLKLTGGTVHTPGGPVAADIGVRGGRIVAIGASGDAGRTIDCTGLDILPGVIDTQVHFREPGLEHKEDLATGSVAAVMGGVTGVFEMPNTKPNTDSADAIADKLARAKGRMWCDHAFYVGATNHNARDLAELERLPGTAGVKIFMGASTGDLLVSEDARLAEVLASGHRRVAIHAEDEDRMNARADERVAGDPSSHPVWRDDESAILATRRILALARAARRRIHVLHVTTPAELELLSRHKDIASCEVTPQHLTLAGEDAYPRLGTLAQMNPPIRSAAHRDGLWHWLNQGVPDVIGSDHAPHTLEEKSRPYPASPSGMPGVQTLLPLLLDHASKKRLTLQRVIDLTSAGAQRIFGIAGKGRIAAGYDADFTIVDLQKRWTVDEQWLASRSNWSPFTGMELTGKAIGTIIRGTVAMWEDMLGDAPQGAPIRFESVDFG; encoded by the coding sequence ATGGCGACCTATGATCTCAAGCTGACTGGCGGCACGGTGCATACGCCGGGCGGGCCGGTCGCCGCCGATATCGGCGTGCGCGGCGGCAGGATCGTCGCGATCGGCGCGAGCGGCGATGCCGGGCGGACGATCGACTGCACCGGCCTCGACATCCTGCCGGGCGTGATCGACACGCAGGTCCATTTCCGCGAGCCTGGGCTGGAGCATAAGGAGGACCTCGCCACGGGCAGCGTCGCGGCGGTGATGGGCGGCGTGACCGGCGTGTTCGAGATGCCCAACACCAAGCCCAATACCGACAGCGCCGATGCCATCGCCGACAAGCTCGCCCGCGCCAAGGGGCGGATGTGGTGCGACCACGCTTTCTATGTCGGCGCGACGAACCACAATGCGCGCGATCTGGCCGAGTTGGAGCGGTTGCCGGGCACCGCCGGCGTGAAAATCTTCATGGGCGCGTCGACCGGCGACCTGCTGGTCAGCGAGGATGCGCGGCTGGCGGAGGTGCTGGCATCGGGCCATCGCCGCGTCGCGATCCATGCCGAGGACGAGGATCGCATGAACGCCCGCGCCGACGAGCGTGTCGCGGGCGATCCCTCCAGCCACCCGGTGTGGCGCGATGACGAGAGCGCGATCCTCGCGACGCGGCGCATCCTGGCGCTGGCACGCGCGGCGCGGCGGCGTATTCATGTGCTCCACGTCACGACGCCCGCCGAGTTGGAACTGCTGTCGCGGCACAAGGATATCGCCTCGTGCGAGGTGACGCCGCAGCATCTGACGCTGGCGGGCGAAGATGCCTATCCGCGGCTCGGCACGCTGGCGCAAATGAACCCGCCGATCCGATCGGCCGCGCACCGCGACGGGCTGTGGCATTGGCTCAATCAGGGCGTGCCCGACGTGATCGGCTCCGATCACGCGCCGCATACGCTGGAGGAAAAGTCCAGGCCTTATCCCGCCTCGCCGAGTGGGATGCCGGGCGTGCAGACCCTGCTGCCGCTGCTGCTCGATCACGCGTCGAAGAAGCGGCTGACGCTCCAGCGCGTGATCGACCTCACCAGCGCGGGAGCGCAGCGCATCTTCGGCATCGCCGGCAAGGGGCGGATCGCGGCGGGCTATGACGCGGATTTCACGATCGTCGACCTCCAGAAACGCTGGACGGTGGACGAGCAATGGCTCGCCTCGCGCAGCAACTGGTCGCCGTTCACCGGCATGGAGCTGACCGGCAAGGCGATCGGCACGATCATCCGCGGTACGGTCGCGATGTGGGAGGATATGCTGGGCGATGCGCCGCAGGGCGCGCCGATCCGTTTTGAATCGGTCGATTTCGGATAA
- a CDS encoding folate-binding protein YgfZ: protein MSDTTPTMLADRAIIRVSGDDVRGFLQGLVTNDTAGPLPVWAGLLTPQGKALFNFLLWEDGADVLVDCEAVQADALIRRLSIYRLRRPIAIARDESLAVHWSASGERGVPDPRLAALGRRWLAAPGAATDGWLAHRLSLGVTEGVAELGDGTTLWLECNARELNGVSFAKGCYVGQENTARMHHRAKVNRRLIVAPLGKPGERTRASYPALGLMVELRRVESLGDAIVPGWLSAALD, encoded by the coding sequence ATGAGCGATACCACCCCGACGATGCTGGCCGACCGCGCGATCATCCGCGTTTCCGGCGACGATGTGCGCGGCTTCCTGCAAGGGCTGGTGACGAACGACACCGCCGGTCCGCTGCCGGTCTGGGCGGGGCTGCTGACACCGCAGGGCAAGGCGCTGTTCAATTTCCTGCTGTGGGAGGACGGCGCGGACGTGCTGGTCGATTGCGAGGCGGTGCAGGCCGATGCGCTGATCCGGCGCCTGTCGATCTATCGCCTGCGCCGCCCGATCGCCATCGCGCGCGACGAATCGCTCGCGGTGCACTGGAGCGCGTCCGGCGAGCGCGGCGTGCCCGATCCGCGCCTTGCCGCGCTCGGGCGGCGCTGGCTCGCCGCGCCGGGCGCCGCCACCGACGGCTGGCTGGCGCACCGTCTCTCGCTCGGCGTTACCGAAGGCGTGGCCGAGCTTGGTGACGGCACGACGCTCTGGCTGGAATGCAACGCGCGCGAGCTCAACGGCGTCAGCTTCGCCAAGGGCTGCTACGTCGGCCAGGAGAATACCGCGCGGATGCACCACCGCGCCAAGGTCAACCGTCGCCTCATCGTCGCGCCGCTGGGGAAACCGGGCGAACGCACCCGCGCCAGCTATCCCGCGCTGGGCCTGATGGTCGAGCTGCGCCGCGTCGAGTCGCTCGGCGACGCGATCGTACCTGGCTGGCTGTCAGCCGCGCTGGACTGA
- a CDS encoding VOC family protein, with protein MKGPPPIAGLLETALYVSDMARSAAFFRDTLGLPVMVESARLTAFDAGSGGVLLLFPQGGATHDVTSERGVIPGHDGHGPLHMAFAIAADALDGWRAHLAASGVPLRGEMRWPGGGTSLYFEDPDGHVLELATPGLWPNDADRPSVQRG; from the coding sequence GTGAAAGGCCCGCCGCCGATCGCGGGATTGCTGGAGACGGCGCTGTACGTCTCCGACATGGCGCGCTCGGCGGCGTTTTTCCGCGATACACTTGGCCTGCCGGTGATGGTCGAGAGCGCGCGTCTCACCGCCTTCGACGCAGGGAGCGGCGGCGTGCTGCTGCTGTTCCCGCAAGGCGGCGCGACCCATGACGTGACGAGCGAGCGCGGCGTGATCCCGGGGCATGACGGGCACGGGCCGCTGCACATGGCGTTTGCGATCGCCGCCGACGCGCTGGACGGGTGGCGCGCGCATCTCGCCGCGTCGGGCGTTCCGCTGCGGGGCGAGATGCGCTGGCCGGGCGGCGGGACCAGCCTCTATTTCGAGGACCCGGACGGTCATGTGCTGGAGCTGGCCACGCCGGGTCTGTGGCCGAACGATGCGGATCGCCCGTCAGTCCAGCGCGGCTGA
- a CDS encoding UDP-glucose/GDP-mannose dehydrogenase family protein, translating into MRITMIGSGYVGLVSGACFADFGHSVTCVDKAADKIESLLDGRMPIYEPGLEQLVAGNVAAGRLTFTTDLAAGVAGADAVFIAVGTPSRRGDGHADLSYVYAAAEEIARAATGPLVVVNKSTVPVGTGDRVEQILRDARPDGDFAVVSNPEFLREGAAIGDFKRPDRIVIGTEDERAKAAMREVYRPLFLGESPILFTGRRTAELTKYAANAFLATKITFINEMADLCEAVGANVQDVARGIGLDNRIGRKFLHAGPGYGGSCFPKDTLALLKTAEDFESPVRIVEAVVQVNDARKRAMGRKVLTALGGEPRGKTVAVLGLTFKPNTDDMRDAPSIAIVRSLTDAGVNVRAYDPEGAETAKAVMPDITYCRDAYGAAQGADVVAIVTEWDVFRALDLNRLAGVMAAPVLVDLRNIYDREEAERAGFAYTAVGR; encoded by the coding sequence ATGCGTATCACGATGATCGGCTCGGGCTATGTCGGATTGGTGTCCGGCGCTTGCTTCGCCGATTTCGGTCATAGCGTGACCTGCGTCGACAAGGCGGCTGACAAGATCGAATCGCTGCTCGACGGGCGGATGCCGATCTACGAGCCAGGTCTCGAGCAACTCGTCGCCGGCAACGTGGCCGCCGGGCGGCTGACCTTCACCACCGATCTGGCGGCTGGTGTGGCGGGTGCGGATGCGGTGTTCATTGCGGTGGGCACGCCCTCGCGGCGCGGCGACGGCCATGCCGACCTCAGCTATGTCTATGCCGCCGCCGAGGAAATCGCGCGCGCGGCGACCGGGCCGCTGGTGGTGGTCAACAAGTCAACCGTCCCGGTCGGTACCGGCGACCGCGTCGAGCAGATACTGCGCGATGCGCGCCCCGACGGCGATTTCGCGGTGGTCTCCAATCCTGAATTCCTGCGCGAAGGTGCCGCGATAGGCGACTTCAAGCGCCCCGATCGCATCGTGATCGGCACCGAGGACGAGCGCGCCAAGGCGGCGATGCGCGAGGTCTATCGCCCGCTTTTCCTTGGGGAAAGTCCGATCCTATTCACCGGCCGGCGCACCGCCGAATTGACCAAATACGCCGCCAACGCCTTCCTCGCGACGAAGATCACCTTCATTAACGAGATGGCTGATCTGTGTGAGGCGGTCGGCGCCAATGTGCAGGACGTCGCGCGCGGGATCGGGCTGGACAATCGCATCGGGCGCAAGTTCCTCCATGCCGGCCCTGGCTATGGCGGCTCTTGCTTTCCGAAGGATACGCTGGCGCTGCTCAAGACGGCGGAGGATTTCGAAAGCCCCGTCCGTATCGTCGAGGCGGTCGTACAGGTGAACGACGCGCGCAAGCGGGCGATGGGCCGCAAGGTGCTGACCGCGCTGGGCGGCGAGCCGCGCGGCAAGACGGTCGCGGTGCTCGGCCTGACCTTCAAGCCCAACACCGACGATATGCGCGACGCGCCCTCGATCGCGATCGTGCGGAGCCTGACCGACGCGGGCGTGAACGTTCGCGCCTATGATCCGGAGGGCGCGGAGACGGCGAAGGCGGTGATGCCGGATATCACCTATTGCCGCGACGCCTATGGCGCGGCGCAGGGGGCCGACGTGGTGGCGATCGTCACCGAATGGGACGTGTTCCGCGCGCTCGACCTGAATAGACTCGCGGGCGTGATGGCCGCGCCGGTGCTGGTCGACCTGCGCAATATCTACGATCGCGAGGAGGCCGAGCGGGCCGGCTTCGCCTATACGGCGGTGGGGCGGTGA
- a CDS encoding OmpA family protein, with protein sequence MRKLAVVVALASTALASPALARDKAWYVGADFGAMIVEDINFNIASATSGLSGTSTVNHDYGWDSDGVIGYDFGGFRLEAEVGYRTATVDSYQNSALTPVNGGYVPAGTYGYAGGRSSALSFMLNGLLDFGPDDGLQGFLGGGAGVARVKNRIDLNSGGSTLDDSDTVFAWQAIAGIRAPLTDHVDVSLKYRFFNADKVKLTDIAGSAYDGRFRSHSILGGLTYNFGEPAAPPPPPPPPPPPPPPPPPPPPPPPEVVCSPGPFIVFFEWDKSDITPEAASILDNAVTQYQSCGNAQVMVAGFTDTSGSAKYNMGLSQRRADSVKAYLTSKSIPDGVISTQAFGKTHLRVQTADGVREVQNRRVEITYGPGSGQ encoded by the coding sequence ATGCGGAAGCTTGCCGTTGTAGTGGCACTTGCCTCCACCGCACTTGCCTCGCCGGCGCTTGCGCGTGACAAGGCGTGGTATGTGGGCGCCGATTTCGGCGCAATGATTGTCGAGGACATCAATTTCAACATCGCCAGCGCCACTTCTGGCTTGTCGGGCACCTCGACCGTCAACCATGACTATGGCTGGGATTCGGACGGTGTGATCGGTTACGACTTCGGTGGCTTCCGCCTCGAAGCCGAAGTCGGTTATCGCACCGCGACGGTCGACAGCTACCAGAATTCCGCGCTGACGCCGGTCAACGGCGGTTATGTGCCGGCTGGCACCTACGGTTACGCGGGCGGCCGTTCGTCGGCGCTGAGCTTCATGCTCAACGGCTTGCTGGACTTCGGTCCGGACGATGGCCTTCAGGGCTTCCTCGGTGGCGGTGCCGGTGTGGCGCGCGTCAAGAACCGGATCGACCTGAACAGCGGTGGCTCGACGCTCGACGATTCCGACACGGTCTTCGCGTGGCAGGCGATCGCGGGTATCCGCGCGCCGCTGACCGACCATGTCGACGTCTCGCTGAAGTATCGCTTCTTCAACGCGGACAAGGTCAAGCTGACGGACATCGCGGGTTCGGCGTATGACGGTCGGTTCCGGTCGCACAGCATCCTGGGCGGCCTGACCTACAACTTCGGTGAGCCGGCTGCTCCGCCGCCGCCTCCCCCGCCGCCGCCGCCTCCCCCGCCGCCCCCCCCGCCTCCGCCGCCGCCGCCGCCGGAAGTGGTGTGCTCGCCGGGTCCGTTCATTGTCTTCTTCGAGTGGGACAAGTCGGACATCACCCCGGAGGCCGCGTCGATCCTCGACAACGCCGTCACCCAGTACCAGAGCTGCGGCAATGCGCAGGTGATGGTCGCGGGCTTCACCGACACCTCGGGTTCGGCGAAGTACAACATGGGCCTGTCGCAGCGTCGCGCGGACTCGGTGAAGGCGTATCTGACGTCGAAGTCGATCCCGGACGGGGTCATCTCGACCCAGGCATTCGGCAAGACGCACCTCCGCGTGCAGACCGCCGATGGCGTCCGCGAAGTGCAGAACCGTCGCGTGGAGATCACTTACGGTCCGGGTTCCGGCCAGTAA
- a CDS encoding DUF2793 domain-containing protein, which produces MSDERSPRLALPLLQPGQAQKETDHNEALALLDIATQAAVLETGRDVPPSDPSPGECWIVGAAPEGAWAGHAGALAGWTPGGWRFVSPTPGMTAWSIAGGMPAHYEAGAWRLGEIRAERVLIGGVQVLGSRGSAIPDPSGGASVDAEARGAISTILGALRNHGLIA; this is translated from the coding sequence ATGAGCGACGAACGATCGCCGCGCCTTGCGCTGCCGCTGTTGCAGCCGGGGCAGGCGCAGAAGGAAACCGATCACAACGAAGCGCTGGCGCTGCTCGATATCGCGACGCAGGCGGCGGTGCTGGAGACGGGACGGGATGTCCCGCCATCCGATCCCTCTCCCGGCGAATGCTGGATCGTCGGCGCCGCGCCCGAGGGTGCGTGGGCTGGTCACGCCGGCGCGCTGGCCGGTTGGACGCCGGGCGGCTGGCGTTTCGTCTCGCCCACGCCGGGGATGACCGCATGGAGCATCGCGGGCGGCATGCCCGCGCACTACGAGGCCGGCGCGTGGCGGCTCGGCGAAATCCGTGCGGAGCGGGTGCTGATCGGCGGCGTGCAGGTGCTTGGGTCGCGGGGAAGCGCCATCCCCGATCCGTCAGGTGGCGCCAGCGTGGACGCCGAGGCGCGAGGTGCGATCAGCACGATACTGGGCGCGTTGCGCAATCACGGATTAATTGCATGA
- a CDS encoding phage tail protein: MMATLVLTAVGTAIGGPIGGAIGAMIGQTVDQNILFKPKGREGPRLTELSVQTSSYGTQIPKLFGTMRVAGSVIWATDLIEHRARSGGGKGRPSVTTYSYTASFAVALSARPILGVGRIWADGKLLRGAAGDWKSATTFRLHLGGEDQPPDPLIASAEGSAATPAHRGIAYAVFEDLALEDFGNRIPSLTFEVTADAGPVAIGAVAQAASGGIVRDAGAATALDGFSAYGDTTRAVIDALGRIGGCRFAPVGDAIEMRGAGMGPLLTIEDDGVKRDRSIRPIETVPQAISVAYYDPARDYQTGVQRAARPGAGERRETVDAPAALGAGAAKAVATAMLARAETERVGRRVKGDVTALAIGPGDRVAIAGETGRWRVATATLEGMATTLELVAERAATLPASASPGRSLGAPDAVAGTTILHAFELPALDEALLGEPRLLVAAAGTGAGWRRAALRYSLDDGASWTAIGGTALPATLGALADALPAGPVTLLDRRGEILVDLAHDGMVLSGADAGAVDRGANLALVGDELVQFAAAEQLAPCRWRLRDLSRGRRGTVAVAHEAGARFVLIEPETVTAVSLGASPGQAVQVAADAVGDTAEVVAMLTGASILPPAPVRLEVAVQGDGSALVRWRRRGRGDWRWRDGADTPLGEEREQYRVTVTPAALPARVAIVDTAMLSISATERAAGPVTVEVAQIGTNGASPTAAITF; encoded by the coding sequence ATGATGGCGACTTTGGTGCTGACGGCGGTGGGCACGGCGATCGGCGGCCCGATCGGTGGGGCGATCGGGGCGATGATCGGGCAGACGGTCGACCAGAACATATTGTTCAAGCCGAAGGGGCGCGAAGGCCCGCGCCTCACCGAGCTTTCGGTGCAGACATCGAGCTACGGCACGCAGATTCCGAAATTGTTCGGCACGATGCGCGTTGCGGGATCGGTGATCTGGGCGACCGACCTGATCGAGCATCGCGCGCGTAGCGGCGGGGGCAAGGGGCGGCCGAGCGTCACCACCTATAGCTATACCGCCTCGTTCGCGGTGGCGCTGTCGGCGCGGCCGATCCTCGGCGTCGGGCGCATCTGGGCGGACGGCAAGCTCCTGCGCGGCGCGGCGGGCGACTGGAAGAGCGCGACGACCTTCCGTCTGCACCTGGGCGGCGAGGACCAGCCGCCCGATCCGCTGATCGCCAGCGCCGAGGGCAGCGCCGCGACCCCGGCGCATCGTGGCATCGCTTATGCGGTGTTCGAGGATCTGGCGCTGGAGGATTTCGGCAACCGTATCCCCTCGCTCACCTTCGAGGTGACCGCCGATGCCGGGCCGGTCGCGATCGGCGCGGTGGCGCAAGCGGCCAGCGGCGGCATCGTGCGCGATGCGGGCGCGGCGACGGCGCTCGATGGCTTCTCGGCCTATGGCGACACGACGCGGGCGGTGATCGATGCGCTGGGGCGGATCGGCGGCTGCCGCTTCGCGCCGGTCGGCGACGCGATCGAGATGCGCGGCGCGGGGATGGGGCCGCTGCTGACGATCGAGGATGACGGCGTGAAGCGCGACCGCTCGATCCGCCCGATCGAGACGGTGCCGCAGGCGATCTCGGTCGCGTATTACGATCCGGCGCGCGACTATCAGACCGGCGTGCAGCGCGCGGCGCGGCCCGGCGCGGGGGAGCGGCGGGAGACGGTCGATGCCCCCGCCGCGCTGGGCGCGGGCGCGGCCAAGGCGGTCGCCACCGCGATGCTCGCCCGCGCCGAGACGGAGCGGGTCGGCCGGAGGGTGAAGGGTGACGTGACCGCGCTGGCGATCGGGCCGGGCGACCGGGTGGCGATCGCGGGAGAGACGGGCCGGTGGCGGGTCGCCACCGCGACGCTGGAAGGGATGGCGACGACGCTGGAACTGGTGGCGGAGCGCGCCGCGACCCTGCCCGCTTCCGCCTCGCCGGGGCGCTCGCTCGGCGCGCCCGACGCGGTGGCGGGGACGACGATCCTCCATGCCTTCGAGCTGCCGGCGCTCGACGAGGCGCTGCTCGGCGAGCCGCGCCTGCTGGTCGCGGCGGCGGGAACGGGCGCGGGATGGCGGCGCGCCGCGCTGCGCTACAGCCTCGACGACGGGGCGAGCTGGACGGCGATCGGCGGGACGGCGTTGCCGGCGACGCTCGGGGCGCTGGCCGATGCCTTGCCGGCGGGGCCGGTGACGCTGCTCGATCGGCGCGGCGAGATCCTCGTCGATCTGGCGCATGACGGGATGGTGCTGTCCGGTGCCGATGCAGGGGCGGTCGATCGCGGGGCGAACCTGGCGCTGGTCGGCGACGAACTGGTGCAATTCGCGGCGGCGGAGCAGCTCGCTCCATGTCGGTGGCGGTTGCGCGACCTGTCGCGTGGCCGGCGCGGGACGGTCGCTGTGGCGCATGAGGCCGGCGCGCGCTTCGTGCTGATCGAGCCGGAGACGGTGACGGCGGTGTCGCTCGGCGCGTCGCCGGGGCAGGCGGTGCAAGTCGCGGCGGATGCGGTAGGCGATACGGCGGAGGTCGTGGCGATGCTGACAGGGGCGTCGATCCTGCCGCCCGCGCCGGTTCGACTGGAGGTGGCGGTGCAGGGCGACGGCAGCGCGCTGGTACGATGGCGGCGGCGCGGTCGCGGTGACTGGCGTTGGCGCGACGGCGCCGACACGCCGCTGGGCGAGGAGCGCGAGCAATATCGTGTGACGGTGACGCCTGCGGCGCTGCCGGCAAGAGTCGCGATCGTCGACACTGCCATGCTTTCCATCTCGGCGACCGAGCGGGCCGCCGGCCCTGTGACGGTGGAGGTGGCGCAGATCGGCACCAACGGGGCCTCGCCAACCGCCGCGATCACTTTCTGA
- a CDS encoding DUF2163 domain-containing protein, which yields MDRVTHLALCWRVERRDGVAIGLTDHDRDLEIDGMVYRAAPGMTPSAIVRGDGLDPSTMDAKGALSSTAITGRDLIAGRWDGARVAIFATDWADGGASVALGEGTIGAVDLADHGFTAELRGAAAALDRPATEATSPDCRAELGDRRCRAAMAGRRRFARVVAADEEMLTLDRAEPSPDAWGGGLLRWFGGANGGFESAVTVSSGMTVTLRSLPPFAVEPGALVEVIEGCDKTIATCAGRFGNAANFRGEPYLPGIDLLTRYPGG from the coding sequence ATGGATCGGGTGACGCATCTCGCGCTCTGCTGGCGCGTCGAGCGGCGCGACGGCGTGGCGATCGGGCTGACCGATCATGACCGTGACCTGGAGATCGACGGCATGGTCTATCGCGCCGCGCCGGGGATGACGCCCTCGGCGATCGTGCGCGGCGACGGGCTGGACCCCTCGACAATGGATGCGAAGGGCGCGCTGTCCAGCACGGCGATCACTGGGCGCGACCTGATCGCGGGGCGGTGGGACGGCGCGCGCGTGGCGATCTTCGCGACCGACTGGGCCGATGGCGGCGCGTCGGTGGCGCTGGGCGAGGGGACGATCGGCGCGGTGGACCTCGCCGACCACGGCTTCACCGCCGAGCTGCGCGGCGCGGCGGCGGCGCTCGACCGGCCGGCGACCGAGGCGACCTCGCCCGATTGCCGCGCGGAGCTGGGCGACCGGCGCTGCCGCGCGGCGATGGCGGGGCGGCGGCGCTTCGCGCGCGTCGTCGCGGCGGATGAGGAAATGCTGACGCTCGATCGCGCGGAGCCTTCGCCCGATGCCTGGGGCGGCGGGCTGCTCCGCTGGTTCGGCGGTGCGAACGGCGGGTTCGAGAGCGCGGTGACCGTCTCGTCGGGCATGACGGTGACGTTGCGCAGCCTGCCGCCGTTCGCGGTCGAGCCGGGCGCGCTGGTCGAGGTGATCGAGGGGTGCGACAAGACGATCGCCACCTGTGCGGGGCGGTTCGGCAATGCGGCGAACTTCCGCGGCGAGCCGTATCTGCCGGGGATCGACCTGCTGACGCGCTATCCCGGCGGATGA
- a CDS encoding DUF2460 domain-containing protein, which yields MGHWLCAARRHQAAGTISRFDPRFWTVNFPRPMMAAVTTTAPDALRVDCAFYRQDDLAGLIWEAEDRHDHPLLKYETARDFRDCRLSFRWHSGRVRALDAINGPVLTIEGRDASGAARSWYVRLWNYATGSPEDALVSIDFASVTGGWSLPEEADPVWAGDIDRMFVSLVPPDYSATDAPLAAPGEGWAEMSAIRCDGPGAVIAIGEVIVPEHGVGVAGGYDDSYNLTPARLLRNALHLGYRGRIVHYVGMSHYFRLDAGKVSLGGGVLNAPCAAWHRDFAARARELGYEIVWSLSYELLDAHCPEEWKQRAADGAPALAGWSPPSTLLSPTHEGAMAYLRAVAKAFVAIGVAAGLEAKFQVGEPWWWIMPDGRPCLYDASAVAAFAPAPIASIRGGRSAPEITTLDAAGAALAASTAALVAAVREVAAGCETYLLAYLPTVLDAGAPEAKRANLPLGWASPAFDVLQLEDYDWVTAGDTASSRDGARAAGERLGYPAERQEYLAGFVLDAEDAAQWRLIDAAAETARRRGVRRAYFWALPQVMRDGLVHWDEEEDVTAFDDVLFPLALGREAEVAPEFSTTIVTSAGGRETRNVAWEEARTRYDVGPGVRSEADIRALLDFFRARSGPARGFRLRDPFDAAAADEAIGTGDGIARRFALMKHYGAATRRITRPVAGSVSVKVDGVATAAFSLEEGGMVVLDAAPEAGAAVTASFAFDVPVRFGEDRLTVTRATFLAGAAPSVPLVEIREA from the coding sequence ATGGGGCATTGGCTGTGCGCCGCGCGGCGGCATCAGGCGGCGGGGACGATCTCGCGCTTCGACCCGCGTTTCTGGACGGTGAACTTCCCACGCCCGATGATGGCGGCGGTGACGACCACCGCACCGGACGCGCTGCGGGTGGATTGCGCTTTCTATCGCCAGGACGATCTCGCCGGGCTGATCTGGGAGGCGGAGGATCGCCATGACCACCCGCTGCTGAAATATGAGACGGCGCGCGATTTCCGCGACTGCCGGCTGTCGTTCCGCTGGCACTCCGGCCGGGTGCGGGCGCTGGACGCGATCAACGGCCCGGTGCTGACGATCGAGGGGCGCGACGCTTCGGGCGCGGCGCGGTCGTGGTACGTCAGGCTGTGGAATTACGCGACCGGCTCGCCGGAGGATGCGCTGGTCTCGATCGATTTCGCGAGCGTGACCGGCGGCTGGTCGCTGCCGGAGGAGGCGGACCCGGTGTGGGCGGGGGACATCGACCGGATGTTCGTCTCGCTGGTGCCGCCGGATTACAGCGCGACCGACGCGCCGCTCGCCGCGCCGGGCGAGGGCTGGGCGGAGATGAGCGCGATCCGCTGCGACGGGCCGGGCGCGGTGATCGCGATCGGCGAGGTTATCGTGCCGGAACACGGCGTCGGCGTCGCGGGCGGCTATGACGACAGCTATAACCTGACGCCGGCGCGGCTGCTGCGGAATGCGCTGCATCTCGGCTATCGCGGGCGGATCGTCCATTATGTCGGGATGAGCCATTATTTCCGGCTCGATGCCGGGAAGGTGAGCCTCGGCGGCGGGGTGCTCAATGCCCCCTGCGCGGCGTGGCATCGCGATTTCGCGGCGCGGGCGCGGGAGCTTGGCTATGAGATCGTCTGGTCGCTGAGCTATGAGCTGCTCGACGCGCATTGCCCGGAGGAATGGAAGCAGCGCGCGGCGGACGGCGCCCCCGCGCTGGCCGGCTGGTCGCCGCCCTCCACCTTGCTGTCGCCGACGCATGAAGGGGCGATGGCGTATCTCCGGGCGGTGGCGAAGGCGTTCGTGGCGATCGGCGTCGCGGCGGGGCTGGAGGCGAAGTTCCAGGTCGGCGAGCCGTGGTGGTGGATCATGCCGGACGGGCGGCCGTGCCTCTATGACGCGAGCGCCGTCGCGGCCTTCGCGCCGGCGCCGATCGCCTCGATCCGGGGCGGCAGGAGCGCGCCGGAGATCACGACGCTCGATGCGGCGGGGGCGGCGCTGGCGGCGTCGACGGCGGCGCTAGTGGCGGCGGTGCGCGAGGTGGCGGCGGGGTGCGAGACGTATCTGCTCGCCTATCTGCCGACGGTGCTCGATGCGGGCGCGCCGGAGGCGAAGCGGGCGAACCTGCCGCTCGGCTGGGCTTCCCCGGCGTTCGATGTGCTCCAGCTCGAGGATTACGACTGGGTGACGGCAGGCGACACCGCTTCGTCGCGTGATGGCGCGCGGGCGGCGGGGGAGCGGCTCGGCTATCCGGCGGAGCGGCAGGAATATCTCGCCGGCTTCGTGCTGGATGCGGAGGATGCCGCGCAATGGCGGCTGATCGACGCGGCGGCGGAGACCGCACGGCGGCGGGGGGTGCGCCGCGCTTACTTCTGGGCCTTGCCGCAGGTGATGCGCGACGGGCTGGTGCATTGGGATGAGGAGGAGGATGTGACCGCGTTCGATGACGTGCTGTTCCCGCTCGCGCTGGGCCGCGAGGCGGAGGTGGCGCCGGAATTCTCCACCACGATCGTCACCAGCGCGGGCGGTCGCGAGACGCGCAACGTCGCGTGGGAGGAAGCGCGCACCCGCTATGATGTCGGGCCGGGGGTGAGGAGCGAGGCGGATATCCGCGCCTTGCTCGATTTCTTCCGCGCGCGGAGCGGGCCGGCACGCGGCTTCCGCCTGCGCGATCCGTTCGATGCGGCGGCGGCGGACGAGGCGATCGGGACGGGCGACGGCATCGCCCGCCGCTTCGCGCTGATGAAGCATTATGGCGCGGCGACGCGGCGGATCACGCGGCCGGTGGCGGGGAGCGTATCGGTGAAGGTGGACGGCGTGGCGACCGCCGCTTTCTCGCTGGAAGAAGGTGGAATGGTGGTGCTGGACGCTGCGCCGGAAGCGGGGGCGGCCGTCACCGCGTCGTTCGCGTTCGACGTACCGGTGCGCTTCGGCGAGGACCGGCTGACCGTGACCCGCGCGACCTTCCTTGCCGGGGCGGCGCCGTCCGTTCCGCTGGTCGAGATCAGGGAGGCGTGA